One segment of Strix aluco isolate bStrAlu1 chromosome 4, bStrAlu1.hap1, whole genome shotgun sequence DNA contains the following:
- the DRD5 gene encoding D(1B) dopamine receptor produces MLRGGRSPLPPAAGPPGGAAGPAGAPGAAQVAAGSLLALLILWTLFGNVLVCAAIVRYRHLRSKVTNIFIVSLAVSDLLVALLVMPWKAVAEVAGYWPFGAFCSVWVAFDIMCSTASILNLCVISVDRYWAISSPFRYERKMTQRLALVMISVAWALSVLISFIPVQLNWHKGGDVVAAGDIGDGFGTGWAAAGAVTTWAEDMSTTWVALAAMRPSDGTSGSNSTLTGPSESCDSSLNRTYAISSSLISFYIPVAIMIVTYTRIYRIAQVQIRRISSLERAAEHAQSCRSSHIDCHHHTSLKSSIRKETKVLKTLSVIMGVFVCCWLPFFVLNCMVPFCESPPSDPHAGLPCVSETTFNIFVWFGWANSSLNPIIYAFNADFRKVFSNLLGCGQFCSSTPVETVNISNELISYNQDTLFHKEIVTAYVNMIPNVVDCEENREDPFDRMSQISPDHEIATDSVCELDCEGEISLGKITPFTPNGLH; encoded by the coding sequence ATGCTGCGGGGCGGCCGGAGCCCGctgccgccggcggcggggccccccggcggggcggcggggccggcgggcgcccCCGGGGCGGCGCAGGTGGCGGCGGGCAGCCTGCTGGCTCTGCTCATCCTCTGGACGCTCTTTGGGAACGTGCTGGTGTGCGCGGCCATCGTCCGGTACCGGCACCTGAGGAGCAAGGTCACCAACATCTTCATCGTGTCCCTGGCCGTCTCGGACCTTCTGGTGGCTCTGCTAGTCATGCCCTGGAAGGCGGTGGCCGAGGTGGCCGGGTACTGGCCCTTCGGGGCTTTCTGCAGCGTCTGGGTGGCCTTCGATATCATGTGCTCCACGGCCTCCATCCTGAACCTGTGCGTGATTAGCGTGGACAGGTACTGGGCTATTTCCAGCCCTTTCCGCTATGAGAGGAAGATGACCCAGCGGTTGGCTCTGGTGATGATCAGTGTGGCGTGGGCTTTGTCTGTGCTCATCTCCTTCATCCCTGTCCAGCTCAACTGGCACAAAGGTGGGGATGTTGTTGCTGCTGGTGATATTGGAGATGGATTTGGcactggctgggcagcagcaggtgCTGTCACCACCTGGGCGGAAGATATGAGCACCACATGGGTGGCCTTGGCAGCAATGAGACCCTCTGATGGGACCTCTGGCAGCAACAGTACCCTCACTGGACCATCAGAGAGCTGCGACTCCAGCCTCAACAGGACTTACGCTATTTCCTCCTCCTTGATCAGTTTTTATATCCCAGTGGCTATCATGATAGTTACCTACACTCGAATCTACCGCATTGCCCAGGTGCAGATTCGTCGTATCTCTTCCCTggagagggcagctgagcacgcGCAGAGCTGCCGGAGCAGCCACATTGACTGCCACCATCACACAAGCCTCAAGTCCTCCATCAGGAAAGAGACCAAGGTGTTGAAGACTCTCTCTGTCATCATGGGCGTCTTTGTCTGCTGCTGGTTGCCGTTCTTCGTCTTGAACTGCATGGTTCCCTTCTGCGAGAGCCCACCCAGTGACCCTCACGCTGGCCTTCCCTGCGTCAGTGAGACCACCTTTAATATCTTCGTCTGGTTTGGTTGGGCCAACTCTTCTCTCAACCCCATCATCTATGCCTTCAATGCTGACTTTAgaaaggtcttctccaacctccTGGGATGTGGTCAGTTTTGCTCTAGTACTCCGGTGGAGACTGTTAATATAAGCAACGAGCTTATCTCTTACAACCAGGACACCCTTTTCCATAAGGAGATAGTGACTGCTTATGTTAACATGATCCCAAATGTGGTTGACTGTGAGGAAAATCGCGAGGACCCTTTTGATAGGATGTCCCAGATCTCCCCTGACCATGAGATTGCCACTGACTCTGTCTGTGAGCTGGACTGTGAGGGGGAGATTTCACTAGGCAAAATAACACCTTTCACTCCAAATGGTTTACATTAA